From a region of the Megalops cyprinoides isolate fMegCyp1 chromosome 13, fMegCyp1.pri, whole genome shotgun sequence genome:
- the got2a gene encoding glutamic-oxaloacetic transaminase 2a, mitochondrial → MALLKSSKILSSGSFPPSLGVLSTRASSWWTEVQMGPPDPILGVTEAFKRDTNPKKMNLGVGAYRDDQGKPYVLSCVRKAEAQIAAKKLDKEYLPIGGLGEFAKACAELALGPDNEVLKSGRSITVQTISGTGSLRIGANFLSRFHTVARDVYLPKPSWGNHTPIFRDAGMQLKAYSYYDPKTCGFDFQGALDDISKIPDKSVLMLHACAHNPTGVDPRPEQWKEIAALAKKKNLLVFFDMAYQGFASGDIDRDAWAVRYFIEQGHNILLSQSFAKNMGLYGERVGGFTVVCKDAEEAKRVESQLKILIRPIYSNPPMNGARIASAILNSADLRKEWLEEVHGMANRIIKMREQLVANLKKEGSTHNWQHVTDQIGMFCFTGLKPEQVERLTKEFSVYMTKDGRISVAGVTSGNVGYLAHAIHEVTK, encoded by the exons CTCATGGTGGACCGAGGTGCAGATGGGGCCTCCCGACCCCATCCTGGGGGTCACCGAGGCCTTCAAGCGGGACACCAACCCCAAGAAGATGAACCTGGGTGTGGGGGCGTACCGTGACGACCAGGGCAAACCCTATGTCCTCAGCTGTGTTCGCAAG GCTGAAGCCCAGATTGCTGCCAAGAAGCTGGACAAGGAGTACCTGCCCATCGGGGGTCTGGGGGAATTCGCCAAGGCCTGTGCAGAGCTGGCACTGGGTCCTGATAACGAGGTCCTCAAGAGTGGCAGG AGCATCACTGTCCAGACCATTTCAGGCACCGGGTCTCTGAGAATTGGGGCCAATTTCCTG TCCCGATTCCACACCGTGGCGCGGGACGTGTACCTGCCCAAGCCCTCCTGGGGTAACCACACCCCCATCTTCAGGGATGCAGGAATGCAGCTGAAGGCCTACAGCTACTATGACCCAAAGACCTGTGGGTTCGACTTCCAGGGGGCCTTGGATGACATCTCG AAAATCCCAGACAAGAGCGTTCTCATGCTCCACGCCTGCGCCCACAACCCCACCGGGGTGGACCCCCGGCCAGAGCAGTGGAAGGAGATCGCCGCCCTGGCGAAG aaaaagaaCCTGCTTGTGTTCTTTGACATGGCCTACCAGGGCTTCGCCAGCGGGGACATCGACCGCGATGCCTGGGCCGTGCGCTACTTCATCGAGCAGGGGCACAACATCCTGCTGTCCCAGTCCTTCGCCAAGAACATGGGCCTGTACG GTGAGCGTGTGGGCGGGTTCACGGTGGTGTGTAAGGATGCGGAGGAGGCCAAGCGGGTGGAGTCACAGCTGAAGATCCTGATCCGCCCCATCTACTCCAACCCCCCCATGAACGGGGCGCGTATTGCCTCTGCCATCCTCAACAGTGCTGACCTGCGCAAGGAGTG GTTGGAGGAGGTGCACGGAATGGCCAACCGCATCATCAAGATGAGAGAGCAGCTGGTGGCCAATCTGAAGAAGGAGGGCTCCACCCACAACTGGCAGCACGTCACCGACCAGATTGGCATGTTCTGCTTCACCGGCCTCAAGCCAGAACAG GTGGAGCGCCTGACGAAGGAGTTCTCAGTCTACATGACGAAAGATGGCCGCATCTCCGTGGCGGGGGTCACCTCGGGTAACGTGGGCTACCTGGCGCACGCGATCCATGAGGTGACCAAGTAA